The following is a genomic window from Terriglobales bacterium.
GTGTTGCGATAGAGCTTGAAGTTGGGCTGGGCGCCGTGGTGCAGGTCGCTGACAGTGGAGCCGTTCGCCAGGAAGATGTCGAGCCAGCCGTTGTTATCGTAGTCCAGGAAGGCGCCGCCGCCGCAGAGCGACTCCATGATGTAACGCTTCTCCGGGCCGCCGCAGGTGAGGTGGAAGTCGATGCCGGAGGCGCGGGTGACGTCCTGGAACTGTATCGACGGGTGCGTGGGCCGAGAAGTCTTCTGTCCCCACGCTGCCGGAAGCACGGCCAGGGCGGCCGCGAGCGTGATTGCGGCAAGACGCACGGTGCGGAGGCGAGCGATCATTTGCGGTCCCGCCCCGTGGCCATCCCGCCGGTTTCCTTCTGCGACTTCTTGAGCTGCTCAAAGCGGGTCAGAGCCTGCCGGGATCCCGCGTCGTCGCCCTTGCGGGCCAGGGCGCGGGAGAGCTGGTAGTAGGCGCTCGCGTCCTGGGGGTTCAGCTGGATGGCGCGTCCTAAAGCGGCGATCGCATCGTCCGTCTGGCCCGCCAGCAACAGGGCTTTGCCCAGGTCGTAATAAGCGTCCTGGTGATTGGGAGCCAGCTGGGTGGCGCGGCCGAGCGCGGCCACCGCTTCCTTCCATTGCCCGGACTCAAGCAGCGTGTGACCGAACTGGTAGAAGACCTCGGCGTTGGTCTGGCCGGGGGTGGCCTCCTGGCGC
Proteins encoded in this region:
- a CDS encoding CRTAC1 family protein; this translates as MIARLRTVRLAAITLAAALAVLPAAWGQKTSRPTHPSIQFQDVTRASGIDFHLTCGGPEKRYIMESLCGGGAFLDYDNNGWLDIFLANGSTVSDLHHGAQPNFKLYRNT